One Anthonomus grandis grandis chromosome 12, icAntGran1.3, whole genome shotgun sequence DNA window includes the following coding sequences:
- the LOC126743192 gene encoding mesencephalic astrocyte-derived neurotrophic factor homolog: MEVQLLLLMVFSAILSIQALKQGECEVCIKVLDKFRNTLPEDILKDHKKIEREFKDFCKGVINKENRFCYYLGGLEESATGILGEMSKPMSWSLPSEKICEKLKKKDSQICELRYDVQIDLKTVDLKKLKVRDLKKILNDWGEECAGCIEKSEFLKRIEELKPKHTEL, from the exons atggAGGTCCAGTTGCTGTTATTAATGGTTTTTTCAGCCATTCTTTCCATACAAGCACTCAAACAGGGAGAGTGTGAAG TTTGTATCAAAGTGCTAGATAAGTTCCGGAACACACTTCCTGAAGACATATTGAAGGATCACAAAAAGATAGAGAGAGAGTTTAAAGACTTTTGCAAAGGTGTTATAAACAAGGAGAATAGATtt TGTTATTACCTTGGTGGGCTGGAAGAATCAGCAACAGGCATCTTAGGAGAAATGTCCAAACCAATGTCCTGGTCCCTTCCTTCAGAAAAAATCTGTGAGAAACTCAAGAAAAAAGACTCACAAATTTGTGAGCTCCGGTACGACGTCCAAATTGACCTTAAAACAGTAGATTTAAAGAAACTTAAAGTGAGGGATCTGAAGAAAATCCTTAATGACTGGGGTGAGGAGTGTGCAGGGTGCATTGAAAAAAGTGAGTTCCTTAAGAGAATAGAAGAGCTGAAGCCTAAGCACACAGAGCTATGA